In one bacterium genomic region, the following are encoded:
- a CDS encoding TetR/AcrR family transcriptional regulator — MTGNARRGGGSEGCDVCARERLLREAAELFSRKGYAATSVGEIVAAAGVTKPVLYYHFESKDGLYRALLEEAVGRLRPAVAASLRGDGTSAAQRIRTLCNAIVESAGANLSTVRLMRALHYAPPQDAPEIDLWEFPLTITATLERIVREGVRSGEFSPIPPGDLVWTILGLINVYVDSNLLQPDIALRLEGFRSALDLALAGAAARRTHQGGR; from the coding sequence ATGACGGGAAACGCAAGGCGGGGCGGAGGCAGCGAGGGCTGCGACGTCTGCGCCCGCGAGCGGCTGCTCCGGGAGGCGGCCGAGCTGTTCAGCCGCAAGGGCTACGCCGCGACCTCCGTCGGCGAGATCGTCGCCGCGGCGGGCGTCACCAAGCCCGTGCTCTACTACCACTTCGAGAGCAAGGACGGGCTCTATCGCGCCCTCCTGGAGGAGGCGGTGGGACGGCTGCGGCCCGCGGTCGCGGCGTCGCTCCGCGGCGACGGCACGAGCGCGGCGCAGCGCATCCGGACGCTCTGCAACGCGATCGTCGAGAGCGCGGGCGCGAACCTGAGCACCGTCCGGCTCATGCGGGCGCTCCACTACGCCCCGCCCCAGGACGCGCCGGAGATCGATCTCTGGGAGTTCCCCCTGACCATCACGGCCACGCTCGAGCGGATCGTCCGGGAGGGCGTCCGCAGCGGGGAGTTCTCGCCGATCCCCCCGGGCGACCTCGTCTGGACCATCCTGGGGCTCATCAACGTCTACGTCGACTCCAACCTGCTGCAGCCGGACATCGCCCTGCGCCTGGAGGGTTTCCGCTCGGCGCTCGATCTCGCCCTCGCCGGCGCCGCCGCGCGCCGCACACACCAAGGAGGCCGTTGA